The Aedes aegypti strain LVP_AGWG chromosome 3, AaegL5.0 Primary Assembly, whole genome shotgun sequence genome contains a region encoding:
- the LOC5579277 gene encoding forkhead box protein I1, with amino-acid sequence MTQLEDDVLLNNLLKFPGTIIIYNNDLNTYNYVLNGHNSIPLTPATTALAEGTIDLNGAVSINVETVPPEAPPPPAGPIQCFTEPPVTNQQHHYEEASSSSSSADVCNESLIANTSLQEDCESLEEEPMEAEEEDSEPELTNLSWLTELKNITNLTPSDIPQTDLPTARFNKFIAQVRRSRESYDKRKEQYTSVANATEKPPFNYAQIIAMAMLDEGRMTLKQICKWIQEKFAYYKVHKNWNNSIRHNLSLSFYFTKVSRAKDEKGKGGYWELSMDASKSERKRIRIRQRNRGSSTTSSIRSRNRQRKSASNGDSTIDCSNGKSTTTSSVDGNNNDSPTTTVCHTETSAEQMIMDDQMIHNVTIDSVDNVSNADSGCVDIDQISTISESPVLTVNDDQLIRSSTLVENCNINFDSIINAESGTNIFTNLSVDEIFSDNEIPQPANDDIVVPFFGTNGQQTVQTGPNVIVETIPYFLPDMGNFDEQDFGNLININEQEISDEFLNEHGFL; translated from the exons CCTACAATTACGTCTTAAATGGTCACAATTCCATTCCACTGACCCCTGCCACGACTGCACTGGCCGAAGGCACCATCGATCTGAACGGCGCAGTTTCTATCAATGTGGAAACTGTGCCACCGGAAGCCCCACCTCCACCTGCTGGTCCTATTCAGTGTTTCACCGAGCCGCCCGTTACAAATCAGCAACACCACTACGAAGAAGCTAGCAGCTCGAGCAGCAGTGCCGATGTTTGTAACGAATCGCTCATTGCCAACACCAGCCTGCAGGAAGACTGTGAATCCCTCGAAGAAGAGCCGATGGAAGCTGAAGAGGAGGACTCCGAACCAGAGTTGACTAACCTCTCGTGGTTGACCGAACTGAAAAACATTACCAATCTCACACCGTCGGATATTCCCCAGACGGATCTACCGACAGCACGCTTCAATAAATTCATCGCCCAGGTGCGAAG GAGTCGTGAATCGTACGACAAACGCAAAGAGCAGTACACTTCGGTGGCGAATGCTACCGAAAAACCTCCCTTCAATTATGCGCAAATCATAGCGATGGCCATGCTGGATGAAGGACGGATGACCTTGAAACAGATCTGCAAgtggatacaggaaaagtttGCATACTACAAGGTGCACAAGAACTGGAAT AACTCCATTCGTCACAACCTATCGTTGAGTTTCTACTTTACCAAAGTGTCACGCGCCAAAGATGAAAAGGGAAAGGGAGGCTACTGGGAACTCTCGATGGATGCGTCAAAAAGCGAAAGGAAACGAATTAGGATTCGTCAACGGAATCGCGGTAGCTCAACAACATCCTCAATCCGCAGTCGTAACCGGCAGAGAAAGTCTGCCTCCAACGGTGATTCGACGATCGATTGCAGTAATGGCAAGTCAACTACTACCAGCAGCGTAGACGGAAACAACAACGATAGCCCAACGACTACCGTTTGTCATACAGAAACCAGTGCCGAACAGATGATCATGGATGATCAAATGATCCACAACGTCACCATCGACAGCGTGGACAATGTCAGCAACGCCGATTCCGGTTGCGTTGATATCGATCAGATTTCCACAATCAGCGAATCACCCGTTTTAACAGTTAACGACGATCAGTTGATCCGGTCCAGCACTTTGGTAGAGAACTGCAATatcaatttcgattcgatcatCAACGCGGAGAGTGGAACCAATATCTTTACCAATCTTAGTGTAGATGAG ATTTTTTCAGACAACGAAATTCCCCAGCCAGCCAACGACGACATCGTGGTACCATTCTTCGGTACCAATGGACAGCAGACGGTACAAACAGGACCCAATGTGATTGTCGAAACCATTCCGTATTTTCTTCCCGATATGGGCAACTTTGACGAGCAAGACTTCGGCAACTTGATCAACATCAATGAGCAGGAAATCAGCGATGAGTTTCTCAACGAGCACGGATTTCTGTAG